The following are from one region of the Pleurodeles waltl isolate 20211129_DDA chromosome 4_1, aPleWal1.hap1.20221129, whole genome shotgun sequence genome:
- the LOC138287106 gene encoding olfactory receptor 13G1-like codes for MTLTNHNFSMFLPISAITLLSIYQMMPLILTEHTNKTSCSEFFFMGFSSQPQMQPTFFAVLLLMYLLALLGNVLIILIISTDDRLHTPMYFFLINLAVLDISLTSCIIPKFLVILLSETKSISYFGCMTQLYLLTWSLGTELMLLTVMAFDRYVAICIPLHYLIIMCKKIYASLAAIIWFVGLCNATIHTSYILKLSFSEINYLDHFFCEIPAVLKVSLSDTYLVKIAVLVTDIFLGMICFLFILVSYIQILTSIVKMRSTEKKMKAFSTCASHIMVVTLYCGSTIYAYILPALGYGSKGDKVASALYALVSPVVNPMLYSLRNADEKQAFFKIFARHILPRTK; via the coding sequence ATGACTCTCACTAACCATAACTTCTCTATGTTTCTACCTATTAGTGCCATCACGTTGCTTTCCATTTATCAGATGATGCCTCTCATTTTAACAGAACACACAAACAAGACCTCATGCTCAGAGTTCTTCTTTATGGGATTCTCCAGTCAACCACAAATGCAGCCTACGTTCTTTGCAGTTTTGCTGTTGATGTACCTTCTTGCCCTGCTGGGAAATGTCCTTATTATCCTCATCATATCAACAGATGATCGTCTTCACACCCCCATGTACTTCTTTCTAATCAATCTGGCTGTACTGGACATCAGCCTGACCTCATGTATCATCCCGAAATTTCTAGTGATCCTGCTCTCTGAAACAAAGTCCATCTCGTACTTTGGTTGCATGACACAGCTTTACCTCCTGACGTGGAGTCTGGGCACTGAGCTCATGCTTCTCACAGTGATGGCTTTTGATAGGTATGTTgcaatctgcattcctcttcaTTATCTAATAATCATGTGCAAGAAAATATATGCTTCCCTTGCTGCCATCATCTGGTTTGTTGGCTTGTGTAATGCCACAATCCACACTAGTTACATTCTGAAGCTGTCCTTCTCTGAAATAaattatttagaccatttcttctgtGAAATACCAGCAGTTCTAAAAGTTTCACTCTCTGATACCTACCTTGTCAAAATTGCAGTCCTAGTGACAGACATCTTCCTTGGCATGATCTGCTTTCTCTTCATATTAGTATCGTACATACAAATTCTGACATCTATTGTCAAGATGCGCTCTACTGAGAAGAAAATGAAGGCCTTCTCTACCTGTGCGTCCCACATAATGGTGGTAACTTTGTACTGTGGAAGCACCATCTACGCTTATATACTTCCTGCACTGGGCTATGGTAGTAAAGGAGATAAGGTAGCTTCTGCCTTGTATGCTCTTGTTTCGCCAGTAGTAAATCCAATGCTCTACAGTCTGAGGAATGCAGATGAAAAGCAAGCTTTCTTCAAGATTTTTGCTAGACATATTTTGCCGCGGACAAAATAG